A genome region from Pangasianodon hypophthalmus isolate fPanHyp1 chromosome 11, fPanHyp1.pri, whole genome shotgun sequence includes the following:
- the midn gene encoding midnolin has product MPKPGDLQESRSFEVFATIIGSRMDPQPSAPPMNLHIHSTTGTRFELCLPAEETVEGLKRRLSQRLKVPKERLALLHKETRLSSGKLQDLGITDGSKLTLVPTVEAGLMSQASRPEQSVMQALESLTETQVSDFLSGRSPLTLALRVGDHMMFVQLQLAAQHSGNQHSQHRHLVTRSSSDGTTGHSAGAAAITGTQNRVSHNPHQHQHTHHLQTTLPPSPVSPTPFPPSSPSGHSMPPMYPTSTSRHCSTPPRSSHLPEGIFRSQQPLSPCQSGSSPAGPCPETNCTTKAMGNCSGPSRSRKPGAIIESFVNHAPGVFSGTFSGTLHPNCQDSSGRPRRDISTILQILNDLLSATRHYQGMPASLTQLRYQTQCGGGASPAPSPPPSPPATTELASLSSKATSVPSVSQAPLHPLVQCQSQVRMCKPPGDRLRQTENRATRCKVERLQLLMQQKRLRRKARRDSRAPYQWLPNRKAGRSNSNSSMSSEGSLDLDFDDSVWKPDVKADMKSEFIMA; this is encoded by the exons ATGCCGAAACCGGGGGATCTTCAGGAATCGCGGAGCTTTGAGGTTTTCGCCACAATAATCG GCTCTCGAATGGACCCGCAGCCGAGCGCGCCCCCGATGAACCTGCACATTCACTCCACTACGGGCACGCGCTTCGAGCTCTGCCTCCCCGCCGAGGAGACCGTAGAGGGGCTCAAGAGGAGGCTGTCTCAGAGGCTCAAGGTGCCCAAAGAGAGACTTGCGCTTCTGCACAAAGAGAC GCGCCTGAGTTCAGGGAAGCTTCAGGACTTGGGCATTACAGATGGGAGCAAATTAACTCTTGTACCGACAGTCGAAGCAGGTCTAATG TCTCAAGCATCAAGACCTGAGCAGTCAGTCATGCAGGCTTTGGAGAGTCTAACTGAAACGCAG GTCAGCGACTTCCTGTCTGGCCGCTCTCCACTGACCCTGGCCCTGCGCGTGGGTGATCATATGATGTTTGTCCAGCTGCAGTTGGCAGCACAGCACTCGGGCAACCAGCATTCGCAACACCGGCATCTCGTCACACGTAGTAGCTCTGATGGTACAACAGGACATTCAGCAGGTGCTGCAGCCATTACTGGAACCCAGAACCGGGTATCTCACAACCcccaccaacaccaacacacacaccatctgcaAACAACGCTTCCACCCAGCCCTGTGAGCCCTACACcttttcctccttcttctccttctggCCACTCTATGCCCCCTATGTATCCCACCTCAACGTCCAGGCACTGCAGTACCCCACCCCGCTCCTCGCATCTCCCAGAAGGTATCTTCCGATCTCAGCAGCCGCTGTCGCCCTGTCAAAGCGGCTCTAGCCCTGCTGGCCCCTGTCCAGAG ACAAACTGCACCACAAAGGCTATGGGCAACTGCAGCGGACCGTCCCGTTCTCGTAAACCAGGTGCTATCATTGAAAGTTTCGTCAACCATGCTCCTGGAGTCTTCTCTGGGACGTTTTCAG GCACTTTGCACCCAAACTGTCAGGACAGCAGCGGGCGGCCACGGCGTGATATCAGCACCATTTTGCAGATCTTGAATGACCTGCTGAGCGCCACACGCCACTACCAGGGCATGCCCGCCTCTCTCACGCAGCTCCGCTACCAGACACAGTGCGGTGGTGGGGCATCTCCGGCGCCCTCGCCACCGCCTTCACCTCCAGCCACAACCGAGCTCGCCAGCCTCTCCTCCAAAGCTACCTCTGTGCCGTCTGTGAGCCAGGCACCTCTCCACCCACTGGTGCAGTGCCAGAGCCAGGTCCGAATGTGCAAACCTCCtg GTGACCGACTGAGGCAGACAGAGAACCGAGCAACACGCTGTAAAGTGGAGAGGCTGCAGCTGCTCATGCAGCAGAAGCGGCTAAGGCGGAAGGCTCGGAGGGACTCCCGTGCTCCCTACCAGTGGCTCCCCAACCGCAAGGCCGGACgcagcaacagcaacagcagcatgTCCAGCGAAGGCTCACTCGACCTGGACTTCGACGACTCGGTATGGAAACCTGATGTCAAGGCTGACATGAAGTCCGAGTTCATCATGGCCTGA